In one window of Nicotiana tabacum cultivar K326 chromosome 12, ASM71507v2, whole genome shotgun sequence DNA:
- the LOC107797123 gene encoding putative magnesium transporter NIPA3 isoform X1 translates to MGSSQQPTSFGDPQEISSDNVKGLCLAISSSLFIGSSFIIKKKGLQKAGASGVRAGAGGYSYLLEPLWWAGMITMIVGEIANFAAYAFAPAVLVTPLGALSIIISAALAHMILGEKLHIFGMVGCVLCIVGSTTICLHAPQERQIESVKELWDLATEPAFLLYATLVIVAVVIIIVQYIPKYGQTHIIAYIGVCSLVGSIGVMSVRALGIALKLTFSGMNQLLYPQTWVFAVVMATCVFTQMNYLNKALDTFNTALVSPIYYVMFTSLTIVASVIMFKDWSGQTAIQIITELCAFVTILSGTFLLHKTKDLVDVSSPSMCMRYPKHDEEESDQEGIPLKHRETMR, encoded by the exons ATGGGGAGTTCACAGCAGCCAACTAGCTTTGGGGACCCTCAAGAAATCTCCTCTGATAATGTTAAAGGCCTGTGCTTGGCTATCTCTTCTAGTTTGTTTATTGGGTCCAGCTTTATAATCAAGAAAAAGGGTCTTCAAAAGGCTGGTGCTTCTGGGGTCAGGGcag GCGCTGGAGGCTATTCTTACTTGTTGGAGCCACTGTGGTGGGCAGGAATGATAACAA TGATTGTTGGAGAAATTGCTAACTTTGCAGCTTATGCATTTGCACCTGCTGTCCTAGTCACTCCTCTTGGTGCACTCAGTATTATTATCAG TGCTGCACTTGCACATATGATATTGGGAGAAAAACTGCATATTTTTGGAATGGTTGGCTGTGTTCTATGCATTGTGGGCTCAACAACCATTTGTTTACATGCTCCTCAAGAACGTCAAATTGAGTCTGTAAAGGAACTTTGGGACCTTGCCACGGAACCTG CGTTCCTCCTATATGCAACTTTGGTTATAGTGGCAGTTGTCATAATCATTGTCCAGTATATTCCAAAATATGGACAAACTCATATAATTGCTTACATTGGAGTTTGCTCACTCGTTGGTTCTATTGGG GTTATGAGTGTCCGAGCACTAGGAATAGCATTAAAATTAACATTCTCTGGAATGAACCAGTTGCTGTATCCTCAAACATGGGTCTTTGCAGTAGTCATGGCAACATGTGTGTTTACACAAATGAACTACTTAAACAAG GCTCTTGATACATTTAACACAGCGCTTGTATCACCAATATACTATGTGATGTTTACATCCCTGACAATAGTCGCCAGTGTCATCATGTTCAAG GACTGGAGTGGGCAAACTGCAATTCAAATTATCACGGAACTCTGTGCGTTTGTGACCATTTTGTCAGGCacctttcttcttcacaaaaccAAAGACTTAGTTGATG TTTCTTCACCATCTATGTGCATGCGATATCCTAAGCATGATGAAGAAGAATCAGATCAAGAAGGCATTCCTCTGAAGCATCGAGAAACCATGCGATAG
- the LOC107797123 gene encoding putative magnesium transporter NIPA3 isoform X2: MGSSQQPTSFGDPQEISSDNVKGLCLAISSSLFIGSSFIIKKKGLQKAGASGVRAGAGGYSYLLEPLWWAGMITMIVGEIANFAAYAFAPAVLVTPLGALSIIISAALAHMILGEKLHIFGMVGCVLCIVGSTTICLHAPQERQIESVKELWDLATEPAFLLYATLVIVAVVIIIVQYIPKYGQTHIIAYIGVCSLVGSIGVMSVRALGIALKLTFSGMNQLLYPQTWVFAVVMATCVFTQMNYLNKDWSGQTAIQIITELCAFVTILSGTFLLHKTKDLVDVSSPSMCMRYPKHDEEESDQEGIPLKHRETMR, translated from the exons ATGGGGAGTTCACAGCAGCCAACTAGCTTTGGGGACCCTCAAGAAATCTCCTCTGATAATGTTAAAGGCCTGTGCTTGGCTATCTCTTCTAGTTTGTTTATTGGGTCCAGCTTTATAATCAAGAAAAAGGGTCTTCAAAAGGCTGGTGCTTCTGGGGTCAGGGcag GCGCTGGAGGCTATTCTTACTTGTTGGAGCCACTGTGGTGGGCAGGAATGATAACAA TGATTGTTGGAGAAATTGCTAACTTTGCAGCTTATGCATTTGCACCTGCTGTCCTAGTCACTCCTCTTGGTGCACTCAGTATTATTATCAG TGCTGCACTTGCACATATGATATTGGGAGAAAAACTGCATATTTTTGGAATGGTTGGCTGTGTTCTATGCATTGTGGGCTCAACAACCATTTGTTTACATGCTCCTCAAGAACGTCAAATTGAGTCTGTAAAGGAACTTTGGGACCTTGCCACGGAACCTG CGTTCCTCCTATATGCAACTTTGGTTATAGTGGCAGTTGTCATAATCATTGTCCAGTATATTCCAAAATATGGACAAACTCATATAATTGCTTACATTGGAGTTTGCTCACTCGTTGGTTCTATTGGG GTTATGAGTGTCCGAGCACTAGGAATAGCATTAAAATTAACATTCTCTGGAATGAACCAGTTGCTGTATCCTCAAACATGGGTCTTTGCAGTAGTCATGGCAACATGTGTGTTTACACAAATGAACTACTTAAACAAG GACTGGAGTGGGCAAACTGCAATTCAAATTATCACGGAACTCTGTGCGTTTGTGACCATTTTGTCAGGCacctttcttcttcacaaaaccAAAGACTTAGTTGATG TTTCTTCACCATCTATGTGCATGCGATATCCTAAGCATGATGAAGAAGAATCAGATCAAGAAGGCATTCCTCTGAAGCATCGAGAAACCATGCGATAG